A window of Desulfobacterales bacterium contains these coding sequences:
- a CDS encoding lysophospholipid acyltransferase family protein — MRFNLSSFLQMRFNFYLMQKLGWSFTYVYVFLLVKIYFLIKRKEKHKIAVSIQSVFENHKNPTDIKFLKKAVYRGIFAHYYEKIINAFSPAETLRSFFETHVELEGKEALDQALAGGKGVLLVTGHFGGVEYMPLYLGFQNYPVSMVVRFTSEKLRSMSLDQAAKFGIEIIDSDQTPNMMKAIIDSLKRNRIVITQCDEIDEWRPSRQDKIYFLGKQTFLDKTLNVLSKRAAAPVVFGVMHRSDNHRYKFMATSWESMSRQFKRSAHTPMAEVLLKFLERYIYIHPEEWYQWKKYPAIETVPAFTVATPLPSSAPLLEPSFSEAA; from the coding sequence ATGCGTTTCAATTTAAGTTCTTTTTTGCAGATGCGGTTTAATTTTTATCTGATGCAAAAACTGGGGTGGTCATTTACTTATGTCTATGTTTTCCTGCTGGTAAAGATTTATTTTCTTATCAAAAGAAAAGAAAAACATAAAATCGCTGTGTCGATTCAGTCTGTTTTTGAAAATCATAAAAACCCGACCGATATTAAATTCCTCAAAAAAGCGGTTTACCGGGGGATCTTTGCCCATTATTATGAAAAAATCATTAACGCCTTTTCTCCGGCGGAAACACTGCGGTCTTTTTTCGAGACCCATGTGGAGCTCGAAGGCAAAGAAGCATTGGACCAGGCCCTTGCCGGCGGCAAGGGCGTCCTGCTGGTCACCGGACACTTCGGCGGTGTCGAATATATGCCCCTTTATCTGGGGTTTCAAAATTATCCGGTCAGCATGGTCGTCAGATTCACCTCCGAAAAACTGCGATCCATGTCGCTGGATCAGGCCGCCAAATTCGGGATAGAAATCATTGATTCGGACCAAACCCCCAACATGATGAAGGCGATCATTGACAGCCTCAAGAGAAACCGGATTGTCATCACCCAGTGTGATGAAATTGACGAGTGGCGGCCTTCCCGCCAGGACAAAATATATTTCCTGGGCAAGCAGACGTTCCTGGATAAGACCCTCAATGTGCTGTCAAAACGGGCGGCGGCGCCGGTGGTTTTCGGAGTCATGCACCGCAGCGATAATCACCGTTACAAATTCATGGCAACTTCCTGGGAAAGCATGTCCCGGCAATTTAAGCGGTCCGCTCACACGCCCATGGCTGAAGTTCTTTTAAAGTTTTTGGAACGATATATATACATTCACCCGGAAGAATGGTATCAATGGAAAAAATACCCGGCCATCGAAACGGTTCCGGCCTTCACTGTTGCAACCCCGCTACCGTCATCGGCCCCGCTGCTGGAGCCTTCCTTTAGCGAGGCTGCCTGA
- a CDS encoding sigma-54 dependent transcriptional regulator, with protein sequence MDTILVVDDERGVRESFNIVLKDHYQVLMAQTGKEAIDIFSKNYVDLVLLDIRLPDVGGVDLLRKLKEMDPGVEIIMVTAVKSIQTAVQAIKSGAYEYVIKPFDVEEVLTVINRALEKRRLVKEVTYLRDELKRVQPFEKMVGNDKKMSAVFELITTISRGDGTVLIQGESGTGKELVARAIHNRGPRKNQPFVVINCAAIPVSLMERELFGHIRGAFTGAVDSRLGKLEIANNGTVFLDDIDSLDIGMQANLLRVIQEKEFERLGSTKVIKVDIRFVAASNRDIHKLIEKGEFREDLFYRLNVFPIELPPLRERRSDIPLLLDHFLKLQSQHTGRPEKKFSEEALQSLVKYDWPGNVRELQNLVERLATITPEPVIRLRDISVINISKRGVGNMNLKDAVTAFEKQYITEFIDFYEGNRKVVADKLGVHRNTLLTKLKEFEIK encoded by the coding sequence ATGGATACGATTTTGGTTGTTGATGATGAGCGTGGTGTAAGAGAATCCTTTAACATTGTATTAAAGGACCACTATCAGGTGTTGATGGCCCAGACAGGGAAAGAAGCCATCGATATTTTTTCAAAAAACTATGTAGACCTGGTCCTGCTGGATATCCGTTTGCCCGATGTGGGCGGTGTGGATCTGTTGCGTAAGCTCAAAGAGATGGACCCCGGCGTGGAAATTATCATGGTAACTGCGGTAAAATCTATTCAAACCGCCGTACAGGCGATTAAATCCGGCGCTTATGAATATGTGATCAAGCCCTTTGACGTGGAAGAGGTTCTGACGGTTATCAACCGGGCGCTGGAAAAAAGACGACTGGTTAAAGAAGTTACCTATCTCAGGGATGAGCTGAAACGGGTTCAGCCTTTTGAAAAAATGGTGGGAAACGATAAAAAAATGAGCGCGGTTTTTGAGTTGATTACCACCATATCCCGCGGCGACGGTACGGTTTTGATTCAGGGGGAGAGCGGGACCGGCAAAGAGCTGGTGGCCCGGGCGATTCACAACCGCGGTCCGCGGAAAAATCAGCCGTTTGTGGTCATCAACTGTGCCGCCATACCGGTATCGCTGATGGAGCGTGAACTTTTCGGCCATATCCGGGGCGCCTTTACCGGGGCCGTTGATTCGCGCTTGGGCAAACTGGAGATCGCCAACAATGGAACGGTTTTTCTGGATGATATCGATTCCCTCGATATCGGTATGCAGGCCAACCTTCTCCGGGTTATACAGGAAAAAGAATTTGAGCGCCTGGGCAGCACGAAGGTCATCAAGGTCGATATCAGATTTGTGGCGGCTTCCAATAGAGACATCCATAAGCTGATTGAAAAAGGAGAATTCAGGGAGGACCTCTTCTACCGGCTCAATGTTTTTCCCATCGAATTGCCCCCCTTAAGAGAACGTCGCAGCGACATCCCCCTGCTGCTTGATCATTTTCTGAAACTGCAGTCCCAGCATACCGGTAGACCTGAAAAGAAGTTTTCTGAAGAGGCCTTGCAATCCCTGGTAAAATATGATTGGCCCGGAAATGTGCGGGAACTCCAAAATCTGGTTGAGCGGCTGGCGACCATTACACCGGAGCCGGTAATCCGGCTGAGGGATATTTCCGTCATCAACATCTCAAAAAGAGGGGTCGGGAATATGAACCTGAAGGATGCCGTAACAGCGTTTGAAAAACAATATATAACTGAATTCATAGATTTTTATGAAGGCAATCGAAAAGTTGTCGCCGACAAGCTCGGTGTCCATCGCAATACGCTTTTAACCAAATTAAAAGAATTTGAAATAAAATAA
- a CDS encoding response regulator, producing the protein MTSLDRMDYQKQMEVLKREIRSLNAKIISQQKLEEQLLLADKMKALASLAGGIAHDFNNILQAILGYTQLAMLNKTELDPDYKTFTEIEEIIKKGSELTGQFLAIGRKIRPQLIPLDLNESIEGTRKLLGRTFPKMIEIRLQLAEDLYRIKADKGQIEQILINLCINARDAMVNQGILEITTENVADSGRLTVLKGAAAAGYICLTVSDTGCGISPEIKERIFESYFTAKSTGNGTGLGLSMVRAIVKNHGGTIECTSEMGVGTEFKVFFPALAQEVVSPNKTVQPQRGGKNSRGKETILMVDDEIEILNIGEAVLRKYGYQVITAQSGEDALNLYSYKTVDSVILDVGMPGMGGITCLKELLAKNKSAKILISSGYVSDDHVKEALKVGAKAFLSKPYRIDNLLETVRRVLDE; encoded by the coding sequence ATGACGTCGTTAGACCGAATGGATTATCAGAAGCAGATGGAAGTGCTTAAGCGGGAGATCCGCAGCCTCAATGCCAAAATTATCAGCCAGCAGAAGCTGGAGGAGCAACTGCTGCTGGCAGATAAAATGAAAGCGCTGGCCTCCCTTGCCGGGGGTATTGCCCATGATTTTAACAATATCCTGCAAGCCATCCTCGGGTATACCCAGCTGGCTATGTTGAACAAGACGGAATTGGACCCGGATTACAAGACCTTTACTGAAATCGAGGAGATAATCAAAAAAGGGAGTGAACTGACCGGTCAATTCCTGGCGATCGGACGGAAAATTCGCCCTCAATTGATACCGCTGGACTTGAATGAAAGCATTGAAGGAACCCGGAAGCTGCTGGGCCGCACGTTTCCGAAAATGATTGAAATCAGACTGCAACTGGCTGAAGACCTCTACCGGATAAAAGCGGATAAAGGCCAGATCGAACAGATTCTGATCAATTTATGCATCAATGCCCGGGACGCGATGGTCAATCAGGGCATACTGGAGATCACCACGGAAAATGTCGCCGATTCCGGCCGTTTAACGGTTTTAAAGGGGGCTGCCGCCGCCGGATATATTTGTCTGACGGTTTCAGATACCGGCTGCGGCATTTCTCCGGAAATAAAGGAGCGAATTTTTGAGTCCTACTTTACAGCCAAGTCCACAGGAAACGGGACCGGTCTGGGGCTGTCGATGGTCCGAGCCATTGTTAAAAACCATGGCGGCACAATTGAATGTACCAGTGAAATGGGTGTCGGTACCGAATTCAAGGTCTTTTTCCCGGCATTAGCGCAGGAAGTGGTCTCCCCAAACAAAACGGTTCAGCCCCAAAGGGGCGGAAAGAACAGCAGGGGTAAAGAAACGATCTTGATGGTGGATGACGAGATTGAAATTTTAAATATCGGCGAGGCCGTACTGCGGAAATACGGCTATCAGGTTATAACGGCCCAAAGCGGTGAGGACGCATTAAACCTCTATTCATATAAAACCGTCGATTCCGTTATTCTGGATGTGGGAATGCCGGGAATGGGCGGCATCACCTGCCTAAAGGAATTGCTTGCTAAAAACAAATCCGCCAAGATCCTCATCAGCAGCGGGTATGTTTCCGATGATCATGTGAAAGAAGCCTTGAAAGTGGGGGCCAAAGCTTTTTTGTCAAAACCGTACCGCATCGACAACCTGCTGGAAACAGTACGCCGGGTGCTGGATGAATAA
- a CDS encoding NRDE family protein produces MCLILLSYDMHADNSLIVAANRDEYYDRPTGPLAFWREAPHVLAGRDIRGGGTWLGITCQGRIAALTNFRDPSAIRGDAPSRGLLVRNFLEGTDSPPVYLERIRKNAHKYNPFSLLLGDRSGLFYHSNRNDEIRQLESGLYGLSNHLLDTPWPKVQKGKDSLENLIKTKKRVSPEDIFDILSDRSFPPGQLLPDTGVGSAWERLLSPVFITSRIYGTRSAAALIVNRTGRITVAERSFPPRAEGIDRYSTRTFRLMLT; encoded by the coding sequence GTGTGCCTGATTCTTTTGTCTTATGACATGCATGCCGATAATTCGTTGATAGTGGCGGCAAACCGTGATGAATATTATGACCGGCCGACGGGACCGCTGGCTTTCTGGCGCGAAGCGCCGCATGTCCTGGCCGGCCGTGATATCCGGGGGGGCGGCACCTGGCTGGGGATCACCTGCCAGGGCCGCATCGCCGCCCTCACCAACTTCAGGGATCCGTCGGCAATAAGGGGAGATGCGCCCTCGCGGGGGTTGCTTGTGAGAAATTTTTTAGAAGGGACGGATTCGCCGCCGGTTTATCTGGAACGTATCCGCAAGAACGCCCATAAATATAACCCTTTCAGCTTGCTGCTGGGCGACCGTTCCGGCTTGTTTTACCATTCAAACCGCAACGATGAAATCCGGCAACTGGAATCCGGCCTTTATGGGTTAAGCAATCACCTGCTGGACACCCCCTGGCCGAAAGTGCAGAAAGGCAAGGATTCTCTGGAGAATCTCATAAAAACGAAGAAAAGGGTTTCACCGGAAGATATCTTCGACATTCTCTCAGACCGGTCTTTTCCGCCGGGACAACTCCTTCCGGATACCGGCGTCGGTTCGGCTTGGGAGCGGCTGCTTTCGCCGGTTTTTATCACCAGCCGGATCTACGGCACCCGCTCGGCTGCGGCCCTCATCGTCAACAGAACGGGACGCATTACGGTTGCCGAACGAAGCTTTCCGCCCCGGGCGGAGGGTATCGATCGATACAGCACCCGTACTTTCCGACTGATGCTGACATGA
- a CDS encoding acetyl-CoA C-acetyltransferase — translation MKDVVIVSGARTAIGNFGGGLKDVPVVQLGATAIKAVLQRAGLRPVPGGDTMLATCPDKLKGQGLVEPEKKGYVWDDAAAPITIDEVIMGNVLQAAQGQNPARQAMITAGVPKETPAFSINKVCGSGLKAIALGATAIMAGQADVILAGGQESMSSVPLALPKARWGHRMELTGIGEVYDLMVFDGLYEIFYGYHMGVTAENIAQMYGISRAEQDELGVLSHTRARKAITDGIFAGEIEPVKIKTRQGEIAFDSDERPMDTNMEKMAKLRPAFKKDGTVTAGNASGINDAAAAVLLMSAAKAKEMNLEPIVKIKAFASGGLDPAYMGLGPVPAIRKVLKSTGMTIADIDLIELNEAFASQAIGCMRELGIETDRPNELGSGISLGHPIGCTGARQMVTGMYQMQRKGYATGLVSMCIGGGMGMAMIVER, via the coding sequence ATGAAAGACGTGGTAATTGTCAGCGGCGCAAGGACGGCGATCGGCAATTTTGGGGGCGGCCTTAAAGACGTTCCGGTGGTTCAACTCGGTGCCACCGCCATCAAAGCGGTATTGCAACGCGCCGGCCTCAGACCGGTTCCAGGGGGGGATACAATGCTTGCAACCTGTCCGGACAAACTAAAAGGCCAGGGCTTGGTTGAACCCGAGAAAAAAGGGTATGTCTGGGACGATGCAGCGGCGCCCATCACCATCGATGAGGTGATCATGGGAAACGTGCTGCAGGCGGCCCAGGGGCAGAACCCGGCCCGGCAGGCGATGATAACTGCCGGGGTTCCCAAGGAAACTCCCGCCTTTAGCATCAATAAGGTGTGCGGATCCGGACTGAAGGCGATTGCCCTGGGGGCCACCGCGATCATGGCGGGACAGGCCGATGTTATCCTGGCAGGCGGGCAGGAAAGTATGAGTTCGGTCCCGCTGGCCCTGCCCAAGGCGCGCTGGGGCCATCGCATGGAGCTGACCGGTATCGGTGAAGTATACGATCTGATGGTTTTTGACGGATTGTATGAAATTTTTTATGGTTACCACATGGGCGTAACCGCAGAAAATATCGCTCAAATGTATGGGATCAGCAGAGCGGAACAGGATGAGCTGGGGGTATTAAGTCATACCCGGGCCCGCAAGGCGATAACAGATGGAATCTTTGCCGGCGAGATCGAACCGGTCAAGATAAAGACCCGTCAGGGAGAAATCGCCTTTGATAGTGACGAGCGGCCCATGGATACGAACATGGAAAAGATGGCGAAGCTCAGACCGGCTTTTAAAAAAGACGGCACAGTGACCGCCGGCAATGCGTCCGGCATCAATGACGCCGCTGCTGCCGTCTTGCTGATGAGTGCGGCAAAAGCCAAGGAGATGAATCTGGAACCCATCGTCAAGATCAAGGCGTTTGCTTCCGGCGGCCTGGACCCGGCCTATATGGGACTGGGGCCGGTTCCGGCCATCCGAAAAGTGTTAAAATCAACCGGCATGACCATCGCAGATATTGATTTAATTGAATTAAATGAAGCTTTTGCTTCCCAGGCAATCGGTTGTATGCGTGAACTCGGCATAGAGACCGACCGCCCCAATGAACTCGGCAGCGGCATCTCCCTGGGGCATCCGATCGGATGCACCGGTGCGCGCCAGATGGTAACGGGAATGTATCAGATGCAGCGCAAGGGGTACGCCACGGGTCTGGTCAGCATGTGCATCGGCGGTGGGATGGGCATGGCCATGATCGTTGAACGATAG
- a CDS encoding AI-2E family transporter gives MDEKSSRDLILWFFLVLFLMSILMMGWLLRPFISIIILAFVVTGVFNSIYVAFAAKLKPQPASLLTCVLIFILLFLPVVLFVGILSKEAYDLYLLGKGALINERVKSLLADSSILDRANVLLANFDFQITGDHLYRILSEISKTVGMFFYKQASAVATNVFAFIVNFFFMLLITYFLLIDGHKAISFITNLSPLPREQDEKLIRKFKDIAGAILVGNGLGGLIQGVSGGFVFAMFGLDSPFLWGVVMALLAFLPIVGIGVVFIPAAVYLFLAGRIAAGVFFIVFYIILSGVVEYILKPKLVGTRVKMHTLLVFISIMGGLKLFGILGIIYGPLVVTAFLTLTDIYHTSYQKLVTPIKN, from the coding sequence ATGGATGAAAAGTCCTCCCGGGATTTGATCCTGTGGTTTTTTTTGGTGCTTTTTCTGATGTCCATCCTCATGATGGGGTGGCTGTTGCGTCCGTTTATTTCCATCATCATTCTGGCCTTTGTGGTGACGGGGGTATTCAATTCCATCTATGTCGCATTCGCTGCCAAGCTCAAACCCCAGCCGGCATCCCTATTGACCTGTGTGCTTATCTTTATACTCCTGTTCTTGCCGGTTGTTCTGTTTGTGGGCATCTTGTCAAAAGAAGCCTATGACTTGTATCTCTTGGGAAAAGGCGCTCTGATCAATGAACGGGTCAAAAGCCTGCTGGCAGATAGCAGCATCCTCGATCGGGCCAATGTGCTTCTGGCAAATTTTGATTTTCAGATCACCGGCGACCATCTGTACCGGATACTGTCGGAAATCAGTAAAACCGTCGGCATGTTCTTTTACAAGCAGGCCAGTGCCGTTGCCACGAATGTGTTTGCGTTTATCGTCAATTTCTTTTTCATGCTGCTGATCACTTATTTCCTGCTGATTGACGGCCATAAGGCCATCTCCTTTATCACCAACCTTTCCCCGCTGCCCAGGGAACAGGACGAAAAGTTGATTCGCAAATTCAAGGACATTGCCGGTGCAATTCTGGTGGGCAACGGTCTGGGCGGATTGATTCAGGGGGTGTCGGGAGGGTTTGTTTTCGCGATGTTCGGATTGGATTCTCCTTTTTTGTGGGGGGTGGTCATGGCGCTGCTGGCCTTTTTGCCCATCGTCGGCATCGGGGTGGTGTTTATCCCGGCGGCGGTGTATCTGTTCTTAGCGGGAAGGATTGCGGCCGGTGTGTTTTTTATCGTTTTTTATATTATTCTGTCCGGGGTGGTCGAATATATTTTAAAACCAAAACTGGTGGGGACGCGGGTGAAAATGCATACCCTGCTGGTTTTTATTTCCATCATGGGCGGATTGAAGCTGTTCGGCATTCTGGGCATTATCTACGGCCCTTTGGTAGTGACTGCGTTTTTGACATTGACGGATATTTACCATACCAGCTATCAAAAGCTGGTTACACCCATAAAAAACTGA
- the gyrA gene encoding DNA gyrase subunit A codes for MMQAENLSEISIDSEMKKSYLDYAMSVIIGRALPDVRDGLKPVHRRILFAMRELKNDWNKPYKKSARIVGDVIGKYHPHGDTAVYDTIVRMAQDFSMRYPLVDGQGNFGSVDGDPAAAMRYTEIRMMALSHQMLEDLDKETVDFVPNYDESLSEPAVLPAKIPALLINGSSGIAVGMATNIPPHNLAEVVDAISALIDDPALSSKELMGYVLGPDFPTSGIIYGTRGIHEAYQTGRGIIRVRARIIVEKDKRTERETIVVTQLPYQVNKARLIEKIADLIKNKQIEGFQFVRDESDREGMRIALGLKKDQMSAVIVNQLYKHTQMETSFGIIFLAVVNNQPQVLNLKEMLEHFILHRKEIIIRRTRFDLRKAEERAHILEGLKIALDNLDAVVALIRASQSPADAKKGLMETFSLSVIQAQAILDMRLQRLTGLEQEKILEEYKNVIQDIARYREILGNERLVLNLIKEELAGIKNEYGDKRRTEIVEETREITIEDMIVEEDMAVTISQSGYIKRNPVSLYHSQHRGGKGKTAMVPKDEDIVRHLFVASTHHTFLFFTNQGRVYWCKVYDIPQAGRQSRGKAIINLLNFVEGEKLSTVLAVPAFETGYHVIMATRQGMIKKTDLMDYSRPRSGGIIAMGLKSGDELISVRITDGTRNVFLCSALGKSIRFHESDVRPTGRVAMGVRGMRLLKGDRIVGMEVLSHGQTVFAATEHGFGKRTSIDEYPVQKRGGMGVITIKTSERNGLVVALLLVNENDDLMLMNDSGKIIRIPVSGISVISRNTQGVKLIDIESDEKVAGAVVVAEKEI; via the coding sequence ATGATGCAAGCTGAGAATTTGTCTGAAATAAGTATCGACAGCGAGATGAAAAAATCTTATCTCGATTATGCCATGAGCGTCATCATCGGCAGGGCCTTGCCGGATGTCCGCGACGGCTTGAAACCGGTTCACCGGCGGATTTTATTCGCCATGCGGGAACTTAAAAACGACTGGAACAAACCGTATAAGAAATCCGCCCGAATCGTTGGGGATGTCATCGGTAAATATCATCCCCACGGCGATACAGCGGTTTATGACACCATTGTTCGAATGGCTCAGGATTTTTCGATGCGCTACCCGCTGGTGGACGGGCAGGGCAACTTCGGGTCCGTTGACGGCGATCCGGCCGCGGCCATGCGGTATACCGAGATTCGGATGATGGCCCTGTCTCATCAAATGCTGGAAGACCTGGACAAGGAAACCGTCGATTTTGTACCCAACTATGATGAATCCCTTTCAGAGCCGGCCGTATTGCCGGCCAAAATTCCGGCGCTGTTGATCAATGGATCATCCGGCATTGCCGTGGGCATGGCCACCAATATTCCGCCGCACAATCTCGCTGAAGTTGTCGATGCCATCAGCGCGCTGATTGATGACCCGGCGCTTTCCAGCAAAGAACTGATGGGCTATGTTTTAGGACCGGATTTTCCCACTTCCGGAATCATTTACGGGACCCGGGGGATTCACGAGGCCTATCAAACCGGGCGCGGGATTATCCGGGTACGGGCCCGCATCATCGTTGAAAAGGATAAACGCACCGAGCGCGAAACCATCGTCGTCACCCAGCTTCCCTATCAGGTCAATAAAGCCAGGCTGATCGAGAAGATTGCCGATTTGATTAAAAACAAACAGATTGAGGGATTTCAGTTTGTTCGGGACGAGTCCGACCGCGAAGGGATGCGGATTGCGCTGGGGCTTAAAAAAGACCAGATGTCGGCTGTGATCGTGAACCAGCTTTACAAGCACACCCAGATGGAGACCAGTTTCGGCATTATATTCCTGGCGGTGGTCAATAACCAGCCTCAGGTGCTGAACCTGAAGGAGATGCTGGAGCATTTCATCCTGCACCGCAAGGAAATCATCATCCGGCGGACCCGATTTGATCTGCGCAAGGCCGAAGAGCGCGCCCATATCCTCGAAGGACTCAAGATCGCCCTGGACAACCTGGATGCCGTGGTCGCCCTAATACGGGCGTCGCAATCGCCGGCGGACGCCAAAAAAGGGCTGATGGAGACGTTCAGTCTTTCGGTCATCCAGGCCCAGGCGATTCTGGACATGCGTCTGCAGCGGTTGACCGGCCTTGAACAGGAAAAAATACTGGAAGAGTATAAAAACGTGATCCAGGATATCGCCCGGTACCGGGAGATACTGGGCAATGAACGGCTGGTGTTAAACCTGATAAAGGAAGAACTCGCCGGGATAAAAAATGAATACGGGGATAAGCGGCGGACCGAAATTGTTGAGGAAACCCGGGAAATTACCATCGAGGATATGATCGTTGAAGAAGACATGGCGGTGACCATCTCCCAGAGCGGTTACATCAAGCGCAATCCGGTTTCGCTCTACCACAGCCAGCATCGCGGCGGCAAGGGCAAGACCGCCATGGTGCCCAAGGACGAGGATATCGTCCGGCATCTCTTCGTGGCCTCCACCCACCATACCTTTCTTTTTTTCACGAATCAGGGACGGGTCTACTGGTGCAAGGTGTACGACATTCCCCAGGCCGGGCGTCAGAGCCGCGGCAAGGCGATTATCAATCTGCTGAATTTTGTGGAGGGTGAAAAGCTGTCGACGGTCCTGGCTGTTCCGGCGTTTGAGACCGGTTATCATGTGATCATGGCAACCCGCCAGGGAATGATCAAAAAAACGGATCTGATGGACTACAGCCGCCCGCGTTCCGGCGGCATCATCGCCATGGGGCTGAAAAGCGGTGACGAGCTGATCTCCGTCCGGATCACCGACGGCACCCGCAATGTTTTTCTGTGTTCCGCCCTGGGAAAGTCGATCCGGTTTCATGAGTCGGATGTTCGTCCCACCGGCCGTGTTGCCATGGGTGTCCGTGGGATGCGGCTTTTGAAGGGCGATCGCATCGTGGGGATGGAAGTGCTGAGCCATGGCCAGACCGTGTTCGCCGCCACTGAACACGGATTCGGCAAGCGGACCTCGATTGACGAATATCCTGTTCAAAAACGGGGGGGGATGGGGGTTATCACCATCAAAACCAGCGAGCGCAACGGGCTTGTCGTGGCGCTTTTACTGGTTAATGAAAACGATGATCTGATGCTGATGAACGACAGCGGCAAAATCATCCGTATACCGGTGAGCGGTATCTCAGTGATCAGCCGCAACACCCAGGGCGTCAAACTGATCGATATTGAATCGGACGAAAAGGTGGCCGGGGCGGTGGTTGTGGCTGAAAAAGAAATTTAG